In the genome of Hyphomicrobium sp. ghe19, the window TCCAAGGCGTGTTCCAGCATGTCGAAGGCGTGGCGGGGGCAACGTCCGGCTACACGGGCGGCAAGCGGGAAGACGCGCACTACAATGTCGTTGGCACGGGCGATACGGGCCATGCCGAGTCCGTCCAGATCAAATTCGATCCCAAGAGGATCAGCTACGGGAAGCTCCTGCAGATCTACTTCTCGGTCGCGCACGATCCGACATTGCTCAATCGCCAGGGACCCGATACGGGGACGCAATACCGGTCGACGATTTTCCCGCAGACGCCTGAGCAGGGCAAAATCGCGGAGGCGTATATCGCTCAGCTCGGCAACGCTCACGTCTTCCCGGGGAAGATCGCGACGACGGTGGAACCCGGCCGCACGTTCTATGCAGCCGAGGACTATCATCAGAATTTTCTGACGCTCAATCCGACCTATCCGTACATCGCCATCAACGACATGCCGAAGATCGAGAACCTGAAGAAGCTTTTCCCGGAAAACTATCGGGCCGCGCCCGTGTTGGTCGCGACCGCCAAGCCGACGAACTGACAATCACACTTCGATCGTTGGCTGGATCCCGGCCTTCGCCGGGATGACGTTGCGGGAGATGCTTCGACGTCGCGTGCTTAGGCGTTGCGGACCATCGGCTCGAGATCTTCGGTATAGATCGAATACATCGGCTCATCCTGCAGGATGACGTCGGTGTATTCGCCGTAACCGTTGAAGCGTGTCGCCATGGCGCGCGCGTACGCACCGAGATTGCCGATCTCGATGTAGTCGCCTTCGCGGACAGACGCGGGCAGCATGAACGGCCCTTTCATGCGATCGATCGAGTCACACGTCGGCCCCCAGAACTCGAACGGTTCGAGGGGCTCGTTCGGATCGAGACCCGGGCGGATCAGCCGAACCGGGAATATGAAGCCCAGATGTGCGCTGTCGAAGAGCGCGCCATAGGAGCCATCGTTGATGAACAGCTGGTTGCCGGGCTTCCGGAGATCGACCTTTACGATCAAGCTTTCAGCTTCGGCCACGAGCGCCCTGCCCGGTTCGCAGATCAGGCGGCAATGCTCGGTCACCGGCATCTTCGCCATCGACGATTTGATGACTTCCATGAAGTCGGACAGGCGCGCGGGCACACTATCGGTGTAGCGCGACGGGAACCCGCCGCCGATGTCGATCGCATCAACGACGACGCCGGCTTTCACGATGTGCTTTTTGACTTCCTCGAAGGCCATTGCATAGGCGTCCGGCGTCACCGTCTGCGAGCCGACGTGGAACGTGATGCCGAGTTCGTCGGCGACCTGGCGCGCCTTGACGAGCAGACGCTGCGCCCGCTGACCGGAAATGCCGAATTTGTGCTCGAGGGGAACGCGGCTGTTTTTCGCCGGCACCGAGACGCGGACGAACAGCTCGAGGTCTTTCGCGCCGTCAGTCTCCTCGATAATCTTCTGCAGCTCGTCCTCGCTGTCGAGGGCAAAGCACTTGATGTCGTAGTCGAAATACGCGCGCCGGATGGCGTAGCGGGATTTGACCGGATGCATGAAGTGGAGACGCACGCCCGGAATGGTCGCGGCGTCTTCGAGTTCCGCCACGGAGGCGACGTCGAACTGCTTGATCCCCGCGCCGAAGAGTGCGCCGATCAGAAAGACGGAGCTGTTCGCCTTGTAGGCGTAGGCCACCTCGCCCGGAAAATTTTTGATGAACCAGCGCGCGGCGCGGCCGGCTGCATGGGGACGAGCTGCGAAGACCGGAAGATCCGGCTTCATCTCGGTCACCATTTCTAGGGCGGTGGCAAACTTCTCCATCGCGAAAGAACCTCCTGCGGAAGACCTATCCGGTTTCGCTCGCGGCAGCCGAGCAATGTCGGCTCTGGATGATATATTGAAGGGGTGCATTTAGGTATCTCGGCCCCCGCTGTAAAGCCTTTCGGAACCCAAACGCTCTTCAGGATCGCCGGATTCTCGCTCCGTGGCGAGGGACTGCCGCGAATGACGCACCTTGCGATGCCTTTTGGCATCTCTCACGGTCGACACATGTCAGTTTGATGAAGGTCTTGATGGAGGGCGGGGCAACGCGAACAGCCGGCTAGCTGCGCCCGAGGACGAGAATCGCGCGGCCGTCACGCAGAGACTTCTCGCTCGCCACGTCCGGCCGCGGCGCCGGGATGCGCTCGCCGCGATCCTGTTGGCGACGGAGAGCGCCTGATCGCGCGATACGGGCACGCTCTGCCTTTTCCGGACTCGTTCGCATCTCCCAATCGGTGACGAGCGTGTCTTGAAGGAAATTCTCCCAGTTGCCGAGAACCGTGAAACGCTGCCGTTCGAAATCATGCTCGATACCGACAGGCGGCGTCGCGCTCGTCGAACAGCGTCCGAGGATCGTTTCGCTGCCTTCGGCCTTGTAGCGCAACTGAAACGGCGCGTCGGAAGGCGGGATGCTGACGGCTTCACCCGCGTGGATGAGGTTGTCGCTTTGAAAGTCGCTCGGGAAAAGCACCGTCGCGACGCCTGCTGAATCGACGCTTATGACGGTCAGGTAGCATTCGTTGTCGGCCTCGGCCTTGATCGTCACGAGGTCGCCTGGCACCGGCCGCGGCTTGTCGAACCACATCGTCAGTCCGATCTCCGACTTGACGTCGCGCAGGAAGCCCGCCGACGCCGTGGTTTGGACTGGCGCATCCGTGCCTTTCAGAAGCGAAAAGAGGCGCTCGAGTTCGTTGCGGGAGAGCACGCCATGCAAGAGGCGGCGTGCGAGTGGCGCGGCCGCGCCTTTCGCATCGGCCAGCTCTTTCAAGAACTCCGGACGTTCGAGACCTGTTTCGCCCAGCGCCACCTCGAAGTCGGCGCCTTCGCGGTAGCGGCGCGCCAAGCCCGTAACCAGCTCGTCGCCGTGCACCCTCATGTCGAGATCGACGCCAGCAGCCTTGGCAGCGGCACGATAGCGATCCCAGCCGCCGAGCATCAACAATGCATTTTCGCTATCGGTGCCAAAGAGCGGCAGGGCGGCACGACGGTCGGGCGCCATCGGTCCGGCGGCGATATCAACTGGACCGGCGGCGCGGAAATCATCCTTGGCTTGCACCAATCCCTCCGTGTGGCACGCAAAGCAATTGGCGCCGGCTTTCGTCACCGGTTCGACGGCATCGGCCTCGACGCCAGCGTAGGGCTTTTCGATTCCCGGCAAGGCACGGTCGACGCGATTGCCCGCGGCATCGAAAAGCGCGAATGCGTAAAACCCATTCGGCAGTGCGAAGAGCGCGCGTATCTGATCGGGCTTGAACGGCTGCTTTGCCGTCGTTGCCGATTTCGGACCTTGCGGGCGCTCGAAGACATCCTGCTCACCGGTGCTTGTCGCGAAGTCGTAGGCGAGCCAGAGGCCAGCCGGCTTTCCGGGGTGCCTTTCGATCAACCGGTTGCCGCGCGTCACGGCGCTTTCGCGGATCGCGATGCGGCGCACCGAGCCCGCTCGAATGTTGGCATCGAGGTCGGTCCCGTTCATTGTCGCGAGGCTGGCGAGCTTTGTGGGAAGCCCGAGCAGCGCGTAATAGAGCGGCGTTTCTCCGGCCGCGGCCGCGAGCCAATCGCCGTTGACCACGACAGCCGGGCTGCCGGCGGTTTTCACGACATCCGGCGCGACGACGTGCAGGAGAGCCGGAGGATATGCCTTTTCGATCAGCTTCCAGCGCGCGTTATCCCAGCCGTAATCGGCGAGGCGGAAGGAGAACACCGTGCCCACGTCGTCGAGTGGTGTGAGCTTCACGGGTTCGGGTGCCCACGACAGACTGTTCATGAGCTTGTTGAGCGCCTTGCCGTAAGCGGTCATTTCGGCGGCGGTGGCGCATGAGTTGTAGAGATGGACGAGCGAGATGAAACGCACGTCCTTGCCTTGATCGCGTTCGAGGTGCTGGACCTCTCGCATCATCTTATCGATCGCGGCGGGGCGCACGGGCTCGCGGGACGGGCAACTCTGCACGGCGGGGGCAAGATCCTTGATCCACCGGCGAACGGCTAGAATGTCATCCGGCGTCGGCTCAGGCTTGGCGTCCGGACCGGTGAAAACATCAAGCGGCGCATGGCGCGTTTCGAAAACGTCGTAGAGACGCGACGCGTCAGGGAGGCCGGGCTTCACCAGAACGGGATCGCGTGCCTGATCCTGGATCGCCAGAATGTTGGCGAGGCCGCCGGATGGGAGCGGCCTCTCCAGCCGCCCGGCCTGGTGACAGCGGGCGCAGTGGGTCTCCAGCACGCTATAGGCCTTCGCGGCGCGCGGCTCATCGGGACGGACCGGTACCGATACGGCAGCGTTCTTCCTGGCGTTGGGGCTGACCTGCGCGATGGCAAGATTGCTCACGAGCGCCAAGCCGAGGAGGCTCGCAAGCAGGCATGCAGAATTTGTCAGGTGTCTCAACCGCACGTCCTTGGGGCCCCCGCCCGGTCTTTTTTCTTGTCCGCCGCTCCCTAGCGGCCAGGCGCGGCACCATCGTGGCGCGGGCGCGTGAGTCGCCGCAGCGTGCCGTCGTTAACAGAGATGAAGAATTCGTTAAATCGCTGAAGTGCGAGTTAGGCATTCCGAGACTTCAAAATCGACCGGAAAGCAAAGATCGGTTACAAAGATCTTACTTCAATCGATCAAACAGGCGCAGGCAGCTAAACCATGGACCTCAAGGCAGCAAGGGATCGGAATTCGCCAGCCGACCGTCTGGCTTTAGCGACCATGATGATCTGCTTCCTCGCGACTGGAGGACTCCTGATCACGACGCTTGCCCGTATGCCACACGCCCAAGTTCAAGACGCAAACATCCCAAGCACTGCCACGACGAAGTAGTCACGTGCCTATCTGACTCTCCCTTCGATCCTGACGTTCTAGATCCATACCGATCCGATTGGGCCCCTCGCATCCAGCGCGGGGCCCTTTTTCTTTCCCGCTCGACCGGTTTGTTCGACAGGTCATCAGGGTGTGCCGGCACCTGAGCTTTTCACAATCACCACGTAGCCGCCGGCTTTGAGCTCAGCGACGACCTGCTCGAGATGTCTTCGGTCGCGCGTCTCGATGACGAGATTGAGTTCGGTACCTTTCGCCGGCACGTCAGTGAAAACGCGCTGGTGGTAGACTTCGACGACGTTCGCGCCGGCTTTGCCGATAATTCCGGAGACCCTCGCGAGCTGGCCGGGACGATCGGGAATATCGATGGCGAGCCGCGAGAGGCGGCCGTCGCGTGCGAGTTCGCGTGTCAGCACGCTCGCGAGCAACCGCGTATCGATGTTGCCGCCGCAGAGCACCAAACCGATTTTCTTGCCCTTATAAAGCCTGTTGGCTCCGATGAGCGCGGCCAATCCCGCGGCGCCCGCGCCTTCGACGACTGTCTTCTCGATCGTTATCAGCAGCGAGACGGCGCGCTCGATATCGACTTCAGAGACCAGCAGAATATCATCGACGAGGTTCTCGATGATCTGCTGCGTGAGGCTTCCCGGCGCCGTGACCGCGATGCCTTCCGCAAGCGTATCGCCGCCGACGGGCAGATGCGATTTTTTCACCGCATTGAGCATCGACGGATAAAGCTGCGCCTCGACGCCGACGATCTTGATATTCGGGTTGATCGCTTTTGCCGCGATCGCCATCCCTGAGATCAAGCCGCCGCCGCCGATCGGCACGATCAGCACGTCGAGATCGGGGGCGGCGCTGAGCATTTCGAGGGCCACCGTACCCTGCCCCGCGATGATCGCGGGGTCGTTATACGGGTGGACGAAGGTCATGCCGCGTTCGGCGCCATAGCCGACGGCAAAGCCGTAGGCTTCCTCGAGGCTCTGGCCTTCGAGAATGACGTTCGCGCCGTGGCCGCGGGTATTCTCGACTTTGATCGTCGGGGTCCAGGCCGGCATGATAATCGTCGCCGGGATGCCGAGGCGATGGGCATGGTAGGCGACGCCCTGCGCGTGATTGCCGGCCGACATCGCGATCACACCGTTCTGGCGCTCTGCCGGGGACAGCGACAGGAGCTTGTTCAGCGCGCCGCGCTCCTTGTAGGACGCCGTGAACTGCAGATTTTCGAATTTCAGCCAAATCTCGGCGTTGAGCAGCGCGCTCAGTGTCCGGCTCTGCTCGAAGCGGGTCGGGATCACTGCGCCCCGAATGGCGTCGGCGGCGCGGACAATGTCGTCATAGCCGACGGCAAGCTCAGGCGGATGAAACGTCGCTAATTTGGTCATTATCTTCCGGCAGGTTTGATCAGTTTTGCAGGTCTTATCACACTCGGTATCACACTGGCACGCGGTTGGCCCTCAGCGCATTTTGCGAAATGTTTTAGCGCGGGAGAGCCGAGGCCGAGGCGTTATACCGTTCAGCGTCCGCTCAGGTAGGGTCCGTTTCAATTGCGAGCGCGGAATTCAATATGTCTGTGACTTCTGCTGCGGAGATATTGCATGGCTGGCCTGCACGCTAAGACGGTTTTTGCCATAGCCGTCATTCTTGCCGCCGTTCTCACAGCAAACCCGTCACTCGCCGATCCTGTCAGCTCGAGCACAGCCCCGACGGGCCGGAGATTCGAGTATGGTCCCTACGGGTCGCCGAACAACGCCGGTGGCGGCGGCCAGGCGATCCCGCAAAACAATGCCGTTGATCCGTCCGGCAACGACGACGGTGGCGCTGCTGAACGACCGCCAACTGACGATAGGAGCGTGGCGCCCGCTTATCGGGACGACTATCGGAGCGACAACCGGGACGAGCGTGGGAATGCTCCATCCGGCGCAGACGACAACGACGATGATGCGGACGCGCCGCCATCCGGCGATGGACAAGATCCGCCAACGCGCGGTGCTGCCGAGGCTCCTCCCCCAAGCGATTACGATCAGGGAATGCCTCGCGTCGAAGTGCGCGCCAGTGCGCCCGACAGCAATGTTCCTTACGAAATCCGCGAGCACGATGCGCGGAGTGCGGCCATCCAGGCGTGGCGCAGCAAGGTCGCGGATCGCTTCGGCCCCGAGTTCGCCCATTGGCGCACCGCCGCCAACAAACACATCGACTGCAGGCCCGATGCCCGCGAAGGTCTCGTGTGTATTGCGAGTGGGCTCCCTGTGCGCGGATTTGACAGGTACGGGCGATGGCGTCGCGAAGGCCACTATTAATACGCACTCGCGATCGCATCATTCCGGCTGCCCACGATCTCTGTTGATTCCGGAGCTTCTTTTTGCCATCAGCCGCAGAGGTCGAGCCGCGCTCCGCGTGGGCCGCTCTCCCCGGTCGATTGGCGCAGATGGGAAATCACAACATGGCGAAGGTTGCGTGGCTGGGGCTCGGTGTCATGGGGTATCCCATGGCGGGTTATCTCAAAACGCGCGGCGGCCACGACGTCGTCGTCTACAATCGGACGTCTGCCAAGGCCGAGAAGTGGAAAGAGCAGTTCGGGGGAGCCATCGCCGCAACACCCGCGGAAGCTGCGCGCGACTGCGATGCCGTATTCGCCTGCGTCGGCAACGACGACGACGTGCGGAGCGTCACGATTGGGCCGGACGGCGCCTTTTCAACGCTCAGACCCGGCGCGATTTACATCGATCACACGACGGCTTCTGCGAAGGTCGCGCGCGAATTGTCGGAGATCGCGGAGACGAGGGGATTCAAATTTCTCGATTGTCCGGTATCGGGTGGGCAGTCAGGCGCCGAGAACGGGACGCTGACGGTGATGGCCGGCGGCGACGAGGCTGCCTTCGCGGTCGCTGAGCCCTTCATCAAGAACTACGCGCGCAGCGCTCGGCTTCTCGGGCCGTCGGGATCGGGGCAACTCGCCAAGATGGCGAACCAGATCGCCATTGCAGGCCTCGTTCAGGGGTTGGCCGAATCCATTCATTTCGCGGAGTGTGCAGGTCTCGACATCCAAGCGTTGATCGAAACGATCTCGAAAGGCGCGGCGCAGTCCTGGCAGATGGAGAACCGCTGGCAGACGATGCACGCGCGCAAGTTCGACTTCGGCTTTGCCGTGGACTGGATGCGGAAGGATCTCGCGATCTGCTTCGATGAGGCTCAGGCGAACGGCGCCGATCTGACGGTGACCAAACTCGTCGATCGATTTTACGCCGAGGTTCAGGAACTCGGCGGACGCCGCTGGGATACATCGAGCCTCATCGCCCGGCTCGATGCGAAAAAAGAAACTTGAGAAAGGTTTTGTTTCTCGCGTGCGACTTATACCTCCGCCCGTTCGCTCTTCGACGATCGTTCGGTGATCGCGAACTGCAGCGGCAATGCGGTCGTATATTTGATCTGCTCCATCGCAAAAGCCGATGAGACCTTGGCGATGTCGACGCGGGAAATGAGCTTCTTGTAGAAAGCGTCGTAGGCAGCGATGTCGGGGACCGCGACGCGGAGCAGATAGTCGATGTCTCCCGACATGCGGTAGAATTCGACGACCTCGGGAAATTCGGCGACGGCTTCGTGGAACTTCTCGAGCCACGTCAGCGAGTGCTTGTCCGTCTTGATGGACACGAACACCATCACTCCCGCGTTCACCTGCTGCGCGTCCAGTATCGCGACGCGGCGCTGGATGACTCCCGATTCCTCGAGTTTTTGAACACGGCGCCAGCACGGTGTGGTCGATAATCCGACCTCTTTGCCGATGTCGGCTACCGGGCGAGTGCAGTCCTGCTGGAGAAGGCGCAGGATCTTAACGTCCATTTCATCCAACATTCGACCGCCCTTCGATCAAGAAACATGATTTTGCGTAATCTGCTATTTTGAAATTAATATTTTCTAATTTGCCGGTGTCAATGAGGGAATTAGCATTTTTTTTCGTTTGAACGACATTGCACCTTGATCGGGCAAGGTGTCTCCCACATGTATGGTGCTTCCCCCTCGGCAATAACGGTTCTTGGATTTTCTCGATGCACCCCATCAGGCCCATCTCTGACAGCGTCGCCATAAGCGGTTGGCTGGACGAAGAGGACTTCGCGGAGGTCAAGTCGCTTGGCTTCGACAAAGTGATCAACTTCCGCCCGGACAACGAGGCTCGCGACCAAATTCCGAGCACTGAAGCCGAAGCCGCCGCCCACCGCTCGGGTCTCGACTACGTGCAGATCCCGGTCACGCGGCAGGACCTCTTCAAGGACGATGTCGTGGACCTCGCGGCGAAGGAATTCGCATCGGGCGGCCGCACGCTCGCCTATTGCGCGTCCGGCCAGCGGGCCGCCATTGTCTGGGCTGCTGCGACGGCGCGATCACATCCCGTCGACGAGGTGCTTTCTACTGTTGGAGCCGGCGGCTTCGATCTCCGGCTCATTCGCGACGATCTCGAGGCGCAGGCCCATCGCGGGGAAGGGTAAGCTTTTTGATTGCGCTCGGCGACTCCCCTCCGGGGAGCCGGCCGCCGAGCGCGAGAAGTCAAGCGCGAGCGCTCGGTCTTGCCGAGACTTCGCGATGCCAGCGCATCACGTTGCTGAAACCCTCCGGCTGACCGAGGCGCGCCGGTTTCATGAAGTCGATCGCGACGAGCGCCGTTATGTCGGCAATCGAATACGTGTCGCCCGCCACAAACCGGCTCTCGGCCAAGCGCGCGTCGATACGGGTCAGTTCGCGGGCGACCTTGTCCTTGTTGGCTTCGCCCCACGCCGCGACTTGCGGCACCTCGAGATGCGCCATCTTGGGGTGCAAATGCCTGAAGACGGCAAAAACCGCATTGAATAATCCGATCTCGATGCGCCTGTTCCACATCTCGACTTCGGCCTTGCCGACCGGCCCAATGCCGAACAGCGCCGGTTCCGGAGTGATCTCTTCGAAATAGCGGCAGATGGCGACGGTCTCGGAGATCGCGCGGCCATCATCGAGAATGAGGACCGGCACGCGAGCCCAGGGATTGAGCTTCGCGAAGTCGCCCGTCGTCAAATCGTCCGTCATCATGTTCAGTTCTTCCCGCGGGACCACGATGCCCTTCTCGGCGAGGAAGATATTCACGCGCCTAGGGCTTGGTGCTGCATGTGTTTCGATGATCCGCAACTTCATTACCTCGCGTCTTGGGGATTGTGCTGCGCACGCCATCGTTGCGGCGCTTCGAATTCGCCGGACCAGACGCCGCGTCGCGACGACCGGGCATCGGCTTCTTCGTCGTTATAGCCCCCGAAGGCGACCGCCATGCCTGCCCGCACCATACTGGAATTGATATCGCGGCCACCGGCAATGCAGCGAGCGAGAAGCCGGCCATACCGATCTCGTTCGCTGACGTTGCATGTGACGATCTCCCCGCCGATCGCGTGCGCGAGCTCGCGCTTGGCCTCCTCGCCGCAGTTCCATGTCAGGCCGCCCCGCGAACAGGTCTGGCGACCCTCGGGCGCATCTAATCCCTGAAGCCGCACCTCGTTTCCACCCACGAACAGGCTGTCGCCATCGATTGGCCGGGCGGCGCCGCTGACGCTCGCCGGGAACGGTTCGTACTGGGTGTGGCGCAAGCGCCAATGGTCGCGGCCCATAAAAATGGCGACCGCCGCCAGCGTTAACGTCAATCCGAGCCTTACATAAGCCCGCCAGGGCTTTACAGTGGCGTATATAGGGCGCTTCGGGGACGCCCGCCGCCGCTTCGGCGGCATAAGTTGCATAACGAACCCCTCAGCCAATTCCGCGAGACTTTAAGTCTTGCTTTAACAAATTGACGCCAATTTACAGGCGGTGCGCGGCACAACCTCCGTGCGACCTCATCTAAAGGACGCGACTCGCGGTATGGACGATAACGCCGATAGCGTCGAACCGGCAGCTGAAATGCCAGCTCGCCCGGCGCGACGAGGCCGTTCACGGGATGACCTCAAATCATTCCGGGATAAGCTTACGCACGGCACCGTCCATAAGCCGGAATTCGAATACGAACTGCTCACGATGTTCGCGCGCAACGAGACGAGCGCGCCCTTCGCGATGCCGGCGCTTTGCTTCATCTTTTACATCACGTCGATGTTCTGGGCGTCGTTCACGGAAGCGACGACGTGGATCGCCATCGTTTCCATCTCCCGTGTCTACATGCTCGACCAGTGCCGGCGGCTGCTTTCCATTCCGCGCACCGAAGTCAACGTCGGTCAGTGGCGCCGCCATTTCAACCGCATCGAACTCGTCAACGGTTTCGCGTTGGCGGCTTTCGCACTCATCGGCATCACGATCCACAACACCGAAAGCGCGTCGCCGGCGACATTCTCCTCGCATGTCTTCATTTTCGCGACGTTGATGGTGGTGCTGGCGATCCGGATGACGTTCGCGTCGACACTCCCCCGCCTTTTCCTCGCGGGCACCGTTCCGATGACTGTCGCGGTCGCTGGCCGGCTGTTCACGCTCGGCGATCCGTTCTATTTCGCGCTCGCCTCGATGGCGATCGGCATCCATGTGTTCTTCGTCTATCTCGCGCGCGGATTGCACTCGACGGCGCTCGCGATGGTGGAGTTCCGCGCCGAGAAAGACAACCTTATCTCGGAACTCGAGGAAGCGAGCGCCATTTCGGACGAAGCGCGCCGCCGCGCCGAGGCTGCCAACAAAGCCAAATCGCGCTTTCTCGCGACCATGAGCCATGAGCTTCGCACGCCGCTCAATGCGATCATGGGTTTTTCCGAAGTCATGGAAAAAGAGCTGCTGGGACCGATCGGCAACGATATTTACCGCGATTATGCGCGCAGCATTTATCAGAGCGGTGACCATCTCCTCTGCATCATCAACGAGATCCTCGATCTTTCGCGCATCGAAGCGGGCCGCTACGATCTGCACGAGGAGACGATGCGTCTCACGGACATCGCCGAGGATTGCCAGCGCCTCGTCAAGATCAAGGCCGACGCGAAAACCCTTGCGATCGTCGAAGATTTTGCTCCGGACTTGCCGCATATCTGGGCCGATCCGCGGGCGCTCCGTCAGATCTGTCTCAATCTGCTGTCGAACGCACTGAAGTTCACGCCGAAGGGTGGCCGCATCACGCTGATCGTGGGTCACACGCAGGATGGCGGACAGTTTCTGACTGTCTCGGATACCGGCCCCGGCATTCCCAAGGAAGAAATTCCGCGCGTTCTCCAGGCCTTCGGCCAGGGCTCGCTCGCGCATGAAACGGCCGAGGGCGGAACGGGTCTCGGACTTCCGATCGTGCAAAACCTCATCCATTTGCATGGCGGCACGTTCGATCTTCAGTCGGAATTGCGCAAGGGAACGGAAGTTACCGTGACGCTTCCGCCGCAGCGCGTGCTCCATGCCATTGCGCCGTTGCAGCCGCTTGGGCAGGAGCGTCACCGCGATCCCGCGCCGCGTCCGGCGCGCCAGCCGCGCATGCGCATGGCCCCGGCCGGTGTCCCCGATCAAGTCGCCTACCGGGTTGCGGGCGATGCTCGATAGTTGTTTTGCGTTTGAGGTTCGGCGTTGATGCTCGGCTTTCTGCTCGTGGTCATTCTGGGTCTCGGCTCGCTTCTCGCCGCGACCGTTTTCGGCGGCGTGAAGCTCGATGCCGTTCCAGATTTGCCGATCGCCGCGACGGTGATTGCGATACTCGTCGCGATCTATATGGCGACGCTGCTCAATCATCGCGGAGAACGGCGGCTTGCTTTGTGGCCGACGCTCGCCGCCTGCATCTCGGGCGCCGTGCTCGTCGCCGGGGCTTTCAATAAGAGCATGCCGCTGGTCCTCGCAGACCTCTTTGCTGGCGCAACCGCTGCAGCAGACGCCGCTCCGACAAGGCGGGATGCGCCGGCATCCGTACGCATCCGCCGAACCGACGACGGCACTTTTTTCGCCAATTCCGAAGTCAACGGACAAGCGATGACGATGCGGATCGACAATGGGTCGGCGACGGTCGTGCTCCGGCAATCCGACGCCGAGAAGGCGGGCATCGATATCAGCAATCTTGCTTTCGATACACCTCTCAAAACGGCGAACGGAACGAGCTATCTCGCCCCCGTTCGTTTGAAGTCGGTGCGCATCGGGCCCGTGGCGATCGACGACGTCGAAGCGCTCGTCGCGCGTCCCGGAACTCTTAACGAAAACCTGCTCGGTACAAGTTTTTTAAGACGTTTAGCGTCTGTTGAGCTCTCGGCAAATTTTGCGACGCTTCGGCAGTAGAACGCCGATCGCGATCTTGAACTGCTCTCTTGAACAGGAGCGTCTGGAATGTCATCGGCAACGGTCAGCCTCTTCGGTTCCTTCGCGCTCGCAGCCGTCGGAGCAGCGGGCCTCGCATATACGCTGACGCATCCCGGCGTTCTCGTCTCGGCGTTCGATCATGCGAAGGCGACATCGGGTCTGTCGATGCCGACCCCGGCCGGTCAAAGCGATGACCCCGTCCTCGACGCCCAGGAAGCAACACGCGTTCAACCCGGCACCGTGACATTGCCCGCCGGCGACTATGGGCACTTCCGGGCCGAGGCCGACATCAACGGGCGCGATATCGATGTGATGGTCGACACCGGTGCTTCCCTCGTCGCGCTGACTTACGACGATGCGCGCCGGGCCGGCATTGTCGTGAAGCCCTCGGATTTCACCCACACCGCCCAGACGGCCAACGGTACAGCCCGCGTCGCGCCTGTCACAATTCCGCGCATCAGCATCGGCGACATAACGGTACGGAACGTGGCCGGGGTCGTGTCGGAGCGTGGCGCGTCCGAACGGACGCTGCTCGGCATGTCGTTTCTGGGGCGGCTATCCCGTGTCGAAATGCGCGGTGGAACGCTCGTGCTGCAAGAGTAACAATTCCTCATTGCCGCAATTTTACGGTCCACTATTCCACTATTCCGCCCTCAACATTGCTGATAGAGCGCAACCCGGAACCCCGCCCTGGTCTCAGCGCGTTAGGTTCCCCGAATGAATCACGTTCGAGGAGAGGCATATGTTGCCGAAGCCACGCGCCGACCTGAAGCCGAATACCGCCGACTTTGAGCGCCTGCCCCTCGTCAAGCCGACAGGTTTTCGCGAATACGATGCGCGGTGGCTCTATCCGCAAGAAATCAACCTCATGGGCCTCAATGCCGTCGGGCTCGGCAT includes:
- a CDS encoding NAD(P)-dependent oxidoreductase, coding for MGNHNMAKVAWLGLGVMGYPMAGYLKTRGGHDVVVYNRTSAKAEKWKEQFGGAIAATPAEAARDCDAVFACVGNDDDVRSVTIGPDGAFSTLRPGAIYIDHTTASAKVARELSEIAETRGFKFLDCPVSGGQSGAENGTLTVMAGGDEAAFAVAEPFIKNYARSARLLGPSGSGQLAKMANQIAIAGLVQGLAESIHFAECAGLDIQALIETISKGAAQSWQMENRWQTMHARKFDFGFAVDWMRKDLAICFDEAQANGADLTVTKLVDRFYAEVQELGGRRWDTSSLIARLDAKKET
- a CDS encoding thermonuclease family protein, producing MQLMPPKRRRASPKRPIYATVKPWRAYVRLGLTLTLAAVAIFMGRDHWRLRHTQYEPFPASVSGAARPIDGDSLFVGGNEVRLQGLDAPEGRQTCSRGGLTWNCGEEAKRELAHAIGGEIVTCNVSERDRYGRLLARCIAGGRDINSSMVRAGMAVAFGGYNDEEADARSSRRGVWSGEFEAPQRWRAQHNPQDAR
- a CDS encoding glutathione S-transferase, encoding MRIIETHAAPSPRRVNIFLAEKGIVVPREELNMMTDDLTTGDFAKLNPWARVPVLILDDGRAISETVAICRYFEEITPEPALFGIGPVGKAEVEMWNRRIEIGLFNAVFAVFRHLHPKMAHLEVPQVAAWGEANKDKVARELTRIDARLAESRFVAGDTYSIADITALVAIDFMKPARLGQPEGFSNVMRWHREVSARPSARA
- a CDS encoding HAMP domain-containing sensor histidine kinase codes for the protein MDDNADSVEPAAEMPARPARRGRSRDDLKSFRDKLTHGTVHKPEFEYELLTMFARNETSAPFAMPALCFIFYITSMFWASFTEATTWIAIVSISRVYMLDQCRRLLSIPRTEVNVGQWRRHFNRIELVNGFALAAFALIGITIHNTESASPATFSSHVFIFATLMVVLAIRMTFASTLPRLFLAGTVPMTVAVAGRLFTLGDPFYFALASMAIGIHVFFVYLARGLHSTALAMVEFRAEKDNLISELEEASAISDEARRRAEAANKAKSRFLATMSHELRTPLNAIMGFSEVMEKELLGPIGNDIYRDYARSIYQSGDHLLCIINEILDLSRIEAGRYDLHEETMRLTDIAEDCQRLVKIKADAKTLAIVEDFAPDLPHIWADPRALRQICLNLLSNALKFTPKGGRITLIVGHTQDGGQFLTVSDTGPGIPKEEIPRVLQAFGQGSLAHETAEGGTGLGLPIVQNLIHLHGGTFDLQSELRKGTEVTVTLPPQRVLHAIAPLQPLGQERHRDPAPRPARQPRMRMAPAGVPDQVAYRVAGDAR
- a CDS encoding TIGR02281 family clan AA aspartic protease; translation: MLGFLLVVILGLGSLLAATVFGGVKLDAVPDLPIAATVIAILVAIYMATLLNHRGERRLALWPTLAACISGAVLVAGAFNKSMPLVLADLFAGATAAADAAPTRRDAPASVRIRRTDDGTFFANSEVNGQAMTMRIDNGSATVVLRQSDAEKAGIDISNLAFDTPLKTANGTSYLAPVRLKSVRIGPVAIDDVEALVARPGTLNENLLGTSFLRRLASVELSANFATLRQ
- a CDS encoding Lrp/AsnC family transcriptional regulator, which encodes MDEMDVKILRLLQQDCTRPVADIGKEVGLSTTPCWRRVQKLEESGVIQRRVAILDAQQVNAGVMVFVSIKTDKHSLTWLEKFHEAVAEFPEVVEFYRMSGDIDYLLRVAVPDIAAYDAFYKKLISRVDIAKVSSAFAMEQIKYTTALPLQFAITERSSKSERAEV
- a CDS encoding TIGR01244 family sulfur transferase codes for the protein MHPIRPISDSVAISGWLDEEDFAEVKSLGFDKVINFRPDNEARDQIPSTEAEAAAHRSGLDYVQIPVTRQDLFKDDVVDLAAKEFASGGRTLAYCASGQRAAIVWAAATARSHPVDEVLSTVGAGGFDLRLIRDDLEAQAHRGEG